From a region of the Tachypleus tridentatus isolate NWPU-2018 chromosome 1, ASM421037v1, whole genome shotgun sequence genome:
- the LOC143233768 gene encoding uncharacterized protein LOC143233768, protein MVWESLLFLVLPTTILYHTVTSDQDGETTRRHEYDLQPPHIGHSVSLGGKLTLEQRPGRGLTEVLDIGHFESLDVTVTSNQHPDHELTKSLDSGRLGSPGGTPITEQHHNHELNKSLDSGHLGLLDGTPIPEQHHHHDVTKYLDSDQFGSLDDILIPDQHSYHELTTVLDSGHFKSLDGILTPEKYTDKGSTKSLRPSPEQILDEQSNTPQVKGLHFEDESNTPQVKGLHFEDESNTPQVKGLHFEDESNSPQVKGLHFEDESNTPQVKGLHFEDESNSPQVKGLHFEDESNSPQVKGLPTQAADHCNVLIDGNQVSCFKPEDGHYDKKLEQLQYHYPALPRVSTGTSRCSTLKYYTRRRITLGSLFSPCVETGFILRTPFFMYNIDQQLRYIVQDPPHIQQCYFDARCRFANRICFRFNIYLLMSKCHLRTCVHTLLAWNPSTPQLGTFFDTFHFACYCECPGHFHKG, encoded by the exons ATGGTTTGGGAAAGTTTG ttattccTCGTACTACCTACAACGATATTATACCATACTGTAACGTCGGATCAAGATGGTGAAACAACTAGACGACATGAATATGACCTTCAACCACCACATATTGGCCATTCTGTGTCGCTAGGAGGAAAGCTTACTCTAGAACAACGTCCTGGCCGTGGTTTGACTGAAGTACTAGATATTGGTCATTTTGAGTCATTAGACGTAACCGTGACATCAAATCAACATCCTGACCACGAGTTGACTAAATCACTAGACAGTGGTCGTCTTGGTTCACCAGGTGGAACTCCGATCACAGAACAACATCATAACCACGAGCTGAATAAATCACTAGATAGTGGTCATCTTGGTTTACTGGATGGAACTCCGATCCCAGAACAACATCATCACCACGACGTGACTAAATATCTAGACAGTGATCAGTTTGGGTCACTTGATGATATTCTGATACCAGATCAACATTCTTACCATGAGCTGACTACGGTACTGGATAGTGGCCATTTTAAGTCACTAGATGGAATTCTGACCCCAGAAAAATATACTGACAAGGGGTCAACTAAATCACTTCGTCCTTCTCCAGAACAGATATTGGATGA ACAATCAAACACACCTCAAGTTAAAGGCCTACATTTTGAAGACGAATCAAACACACCTCAAGTTAAAGGCCTACATTTTGAAGACGAATCAAACACACCTCAAGTTAAAGGCCTACATTTTGAAGACGAATCAAACTCACCTCAAGTTAAAGGCCTACATTTTGAAGACGAATCAAACACACCTCAAGTTAAAGGCCTACATTTTGAAGACGAATCAAACTCACCTCAAGTTAAAGGCCTACATTTTGAAGACGAATCAAACTCACCTCAAGTTAAAGGCCTACCTACTCAAGCTGCTGACCACTGCAACGTTCTTATTGATGGAAATCAAGTCAGTTGTTTTAAGCCCGAGGATGGACATTACGATAAAAAACT AGAGCAGCTACAATACCATTATCCAGCTCTTCCTCGAGTATCTACAGGAACCAGCCGCTGTTccactttaaaatattacaccAGAAGGAG gATAACTCTGGGATCGTTATTTAGCCCGTGTGTGGAAACAGGTTTCATTCTACGAACTCCTTTTTTCATGTATAACATAGACCAACAGTTGAGATACATTGTTCAAGATCCACCTCACATTCAACAATGTTATTTTGATGCTCGTTGTAG GTTCGCAAACAGAATTTGCTTCCgtttcaatatatatttgttaatgtcCAAATGTCATTTAAGGACCTGTGTCCACACCCTCTTGGCATGGAACCCTTCTACACCTCAGCTGGGAACGTTTTTCGACACTTTCCATTTCGCCTGCTACTGCGAGTGTCCTGGACATTTCCATAAAGGATGA
- the LOC143231134 gene encoding calcyphosin-like protein — MSAIQTDHQEEEMKQKAQKMATQATTPIEKLRYQCLQRGAKGIKELGRSFRIMDDSGDRKLDLEEFSKGLHDYGVDLDNSEIENLFNDIDKDNSGNLNFDEFLKALRPPMSQARLNLIEQAFRKLDRTGDKVITVDDLRGLYNARYHPKYQNGELTENQVFELFLKSFDSPSNPDAKVTWEEFVNYYSGVSASIDTDAYFDLMMRQAWKL, encoded by the exons ATGTCAGCTATCCAGACAGACCACCAGGAAGAAGAAATGAAGCAAAAAGCCCAGAAAATGGCCACCCAGGCCACAACACCAATAGAGAAGCTGAGATACCAGTGTCTGCAGAGAGGGGCTAAAGGAATTAAAGAACTAGgaag ATCCTTTCGGATCATGGATGATTCTGGTGACAGAAAGCTAGATCTTGAAGAGTTCTCCAAAGGTCTCCATGACTATGGAGTTGATCTGGACAACAGTGAGATTGAAAACTTGTTCAACGATATAGATAAAGACAACAGTGGAAACCTAAATTTTGATGAGTTTCTCAAAGCACTGAGG CCCCCTATGTCACAGGCACGTCTGAATCTTATTGAACAAGCTTTTCGGAAGCTGGACCGTACTGGTGACAAGGTGATCACTGTCGATGATTTGCGAGGTTTGTACAATGCTCGCTATCATCCAAAGTATCAAAATGGTGAACTGACTGAGAACCAAGTGTTTGAACTCTTCTTGAAAAGCTTTGATTCTCCCAGCAATCCTGATGCTAAA GTGACATGGGAAGAGTTTGTCAACTATTACTCTGGTGTGAGTGCTTCGATTGATACTGATGCTTACTTTGATCTAATGATGAGACAGGCATGGAAACTGTAG